In the Leptospira sp. WS4.C2 genome, one interval contains:
- a CDS encoding DUF6580 family putative transport protein, whose protein sequence is MFQSRVSVAILMVIATVISRILPHPPNFTPILAVSLFSGAYLTDRRLALLIPILAMFVSDFFIGFHDLMPVVYGFMILAVLFGKQIGSSLTKSFGFTVIGSVVFFVLTNLAVWATSGMYTLDFSGLVTCFTLAIPFFQNSIAGDLVYSGILFGSMAFLNRTVFVTAKQNA, encoded by the coding sequence ATGTTCCAATCCCGTGTCTCCGTTGCCATCCTCATGGTGATCGCTACTGTCATCAGCCGTATCCTACCACACCCACCGAATTTTACGCCTATTTTGGCTGTTTCTTTGTTTTCGGGTGCTTATTTGACAGACAGACGACTTGCTCTATTGATTCCTATTTTAGCCATGTTTGTTTCTGATTTTTTCATTGGGTTCCATGACCTAATGCCAGTTGTGTATGGATTCATGATCCTTGCAGTTCTCTTTGGAAAACAAATTGGATCTTCTCTCACTAAATCCTTTGGATTTACAGTGATCGGATCGGTAGTCTTCTTTGTTCTCACGAACCTTGCGGTTTGGGCGACAAGTGGAATGTATACTTTGGACTTCTCTGGCCTTGTGACTTGTTTTACACTTGCCATTCCTTTTTTCCAAAACTCAATTGCCGGTGATTTAGTGTATTCAGGAATCCTTTTTGGATCCATGGCTTTTCTCAATAGAACCGTATTTGTTACGGCAAAACAAAACGCTTAA
- the mazG gene encoding nucleoside triphosphate pyrophosphohydrolase — MNPPNFDSPLENLLALTADLRSPEGCPWDKEQTHPSVIPHLLEETYEVVDTIERGDDNHLKEELGDLLFQITFHSQLAKERGAFGFQDVANDVFQKLVYRHPHVYGNTDGIHSGEQVLTQWDQLKQKEKETKGKTDSDKSILAGIPKALPAIQRSEKIQSKVTKQGFDWPTVSGVFEKFQEEIKELDLELQSQGSLNSKKLPYNERVEDELGDLFFLLVNLSRKLSVDPETCLRRANDKFESRFRIVEELVTETGKTLKDFSLEELDMFWDKAKLHLKGNKSN; from the coding sequence GTGAACCCTCCTAATTTTGATTCTCCATTGGAAAACCTGCTAGCCCTCACGGCTGACCTGCGTAGTCCCGAGGGTTGTCCTTGGGACAAAGAACAGACCCATCCTTCTGTCATTCCCCATTTACTTGAAGAAACCTACGAGGTGGTGGATACCATCGAACGGGGAGATGACAACCACCTAAAAGAAGAACTCGGGGACTTACTTTTCCAGATTACGTTCCATAGCCAACTGGCCAAGGAACGTGGAGCTTTTGGTTTTCAAGATGTGGCAAACGATGTATTTCAAAAATTGGTTTATCGCCATCCCCATGTTTATGGAAACACAGATGGAATCCATTCTGGAGAACAGGTTCTTACCCAATGGGATCAGTTGAAACAAAAAGAAAAAGAAACCAAAGGGAAAACCGATTCTGATAAAAGTATCCTTGCTGGGATTCCCAAAGCTTTACCCGCCATCCAACGTTCCGAAAAAATCCAAAGTAAAGTCACCAAACAAGGGTTTGATTGGCCCACTGTTTCGGGAGTGTTTGAAAAGTTTCAGGAAGAAATCAAAGAACTGGATCTAGAATTACAGTCCCAAGGCTCACTCAATTCTAAAAAATTACCTTATAACGAAAGAGTCGAAGATGAGTTAGGTGATCTATTCTTTTTGTTAGTCAATTTATCCCGCAAACTTTCCGTCGATCCAGAAACCTGTTTACGTCGTGCCAATGATAAGTTTGAATCCAGATTTCGTATTGTGGAAGAGTTGGTAACAGAAACGGGAAAAACATTAAAGGATTTTTCTTTGGAAGAGTTGGATATGTTTTGGGACAAAGCGAAGTTGCATTTAAAAGGAAACAAATCCAACTAA
- the lpxD gene encoding UDP-3-O-(3-hydroxymyristoyl)glucosamine N-acyltransferase, protein MNQINLSTLQSLLPEAKFQNTDRIVSVSFTGLTSLSLASTNEISFVANKTFVNDAKASKATLLVVSSDVAESLTEKALIIVPKVELSTAKIIRHFFPEKQPTGKQSPHIVIDPTAKVGSNTDIGHFVTIGKDSVIGNDCIIEDGVKIGDRVQIGDGARIGKNCVFFDDTIVGKRFIVFGNSSFGGDGFGFVFAEGKHNKIPQVGRVVIGDDVEVGSNCTIDRGALTDTTIGNGCKFDNMVHIAHNCKVGDHVIIAGQSGLAGSVTLGNNVIIGGACAISDHITLIEGTIIAGGSSLRNSPKTKDVYVGWDLGLTFPEFQKYRVNIKNIVNLNKWLKRIENIEKKVGIEAKES, encoded by the coding sequence ATGAACCAAATCAATTTATCTACTCTCCAGTCACTACTACCAGAAGCAAAATTTCAAAATACAGATCGTATCGTTTCTGTTTCTTTTACTGGACTCACTTCACTTTCACTAGCTTCTACAAATGAGATTTCTTTTGTAGCAAACAAAACTTTTGTAAATGATGCCAAAGCCTCTAAAGCAACTTTACTCGTTGTATCTTCCGATGTTGCGGAATCACTCACAGAAAAAGCGTTGATCATCGTTCCTAAAGTGGAACTCTCAACAGCAAAAATCATTCGGCACTTTTTTCCAGAAAAACAACCAACAGGAAAACAAAGTCCTCATATTGTCATTGATCCCACAGCAAAGGTTGGTTCCAACACAGACATCGGACATTTTGTAACCATTGGAAAAGATTCTGTCATTGGAAACGATTGTATCATTGAAGATGGAGTCAAAATCGGAGACCGAGTTCAAATCGGCGACGGTGCTCGTATTGGAAAAAACTGTGTGTTCTTTGATGATACCATTGTTGGCAAACGATTCATCGTATTTGGAAATTCCAGTTTTGGTGGCGATGGATTTGGATTTGTTTTTGCCGAAGGCAAACATAACAAAATCCCACAAGTGGGCCGAGTTGTGATTGGAGATGATGTCGAAGTAGGAAGTAACTGTACAATTGACCGCGGTGCTCTTACCGATACAACGATCGGGAACGGATGTAAGTTTGATAACATGGTTCATATTGCTCACAACTGTAAGGTGGGAGATCATGTCATCATTGCAGGACAATCCGGTCTTGCCGGAAGTGTCACACTAGGAAATAATGTAATCATCGGTGGTGCTTGCGCCATTAGTGACCACATAACATTGATAGAAGGAACCATCATTGCAGGTGGATCAAGCCTTCGCAATTCCCCTAAAACAAAAGACGTTTATGTCGGTTGGGATTTGGGTCTTACTTTCCCGGAATTCCAAAAGTATCGAGTGAACATCAAAAACATTGTGAACTTAAACAAATGGCTCAAACGCATTGAAAACATTGAAAAAAAAGTAGGGATCGAAGCGAAAGAATCTTAA
- a CDS encoding DoxX family protein, with protein MFYKLLATNKDITLTILRVVLGIAIFPHGAQKVLGAFGGYGFEGTMGFFSSLGIPYIFGILAIVAEFFGAIGLILGLFTRLAAFGIAVTMVVAAVLVHLPNGFFVNNNGYGYEYHILAVGIALPLIIKGAGSFSLDDFIAHKIEG; from the coding sequence ATGTTTTACAAATTACTCGCAACAAACAAAGATATTACACTCACTATCCTTCGTGTAGTACTTGGTATCGCAATTTTCCCACACGGAGCACAAAAAGTTCTCGGAGCTTTCGGTGGATACGGATTCGAAGGAACTATGGGTTTTTTCTCTAGTTTAGGGATCCCTTACATCTTTGGAATTCTTGCAATCGTTGCAGAATTTTTCGGAGCGATTGGTCTTATCCTTGGACTCTTCACACGCCTTGCAGCGTTTGGAATAGCTGTAACTATGGTTGTGGCAGCAGTGCTTGTACACTTACCAAATGGTTTTTTTGTTAACAATAATGGTTATGGTTACGAATATCACATCCTTGCTGTGGGCATTGCACTTCCATTAATCATCAAAGGCGCGGGTTCGTTCTCTTTAGATGATTTCATTGCCCATAAAATCGAAGGATAA
- a CDS encoding RibD family protein: MKLSINMAMTLDGKVVRPDGRWYGLTSSEDKTQMDVYRSQSDAILVGKNSILNDNPIVKIRAIPNALNPRPVILVRKGTLPPDKHVFEESDHIPLIICTKSNLKEIKTSLENKAEIFALDSDDIDPKKVTGILKRKGYKNVILEGGPKLNFSFLEADLVDRIYITVVPFIIGKTGLAGIADRNSELPGFDKNSWTLKDHFAKGNEIFLVYEKG, translated from the coding sequence ATGAAATTATCGATCAATATGGCTATGACCTTGGACGGGAAGGTCGTTCGACCGGATGGTCGTTGGTATGGCCTCACTTCCAGCGAGGACAAAACCCAAATGGATGTCTACCGGTCGCAATCTGATGCCATCCTTGTAGGGAAAAACTCTATACTAAACGACAACCCCATTGTTAAAATCCGCGCCATTCCCAATGCCTTAAATCCAAGGCCAGTCATTCTGGTTCGGAAAGGCACCCTTCCTCCAGACAAACATGTCTTTGAAGAATCTGACCATATTCCTTTAATTATCTGTACCAAATCGAATTTAAAAGAAATCAAAACAAGCCTGGAAAACAAAGCGGAGATCTTTGCTTTGGATTCTGATGACATTGATCCCAAAAAAGTTACAGGAATCCTCAAACGAAAAGGATACAAAAATGTGATTTTAGAAGGTGGGCCCAAACTCAATTTTTCCTTTTTGGAAGCAGATCTTGTGGATCGAATCTACATCACCGTGGTTCCTTTTATCATTGGAAAAACCGGACTTGCCGGGATTGCCGACAGGAATTCCGAACTCCCAGGTTTTGACAAAAACAGTTGGACCCTCAAAGACCATTTTGCCAAAGGAAACGAAATTTTCCTCGTCTATGAAAAAGGCTAA
- a CDS encoding (2Fe-2S)-binding protein: MNSSGMDPFDLNSLMRPKRVCLCRMVTEDELVRAIHAGAVTMEQIRETTRASTGCGTCSMQVYHILQRELQNLSRRKIS; this comes from the coding sequence ATGAATAGTTCAGGTATGGATCCTTTCGATTTAAATTCCCTCATGAGACCCAAACGGGTCTGTTTATGTCGAATGGTGACTGAAGATGAATTAGTCCGTGCCATCCATGCGGGCGCCGTGACAATGGAACAAATCAGAGAAACCACAAGGGCCTCTACCGGCTGCGGCACCTGCTCTATGCAGGTTTACCACATCCTCCAGCGCGAATTGCAGAATCTCTCACGGAGGAAAATTTCATGA
- a CDS encoding MFS transporter, which translates to MSQDKNPEAKKKKNREIFGWSMFDFANSSYTTVIISVVYCEIFTRLIVPADLASDNPYRMGNSLWAWTLAASYMFVVSTGPIFGAITDYSSKKKLFLFLSYIGCVFTTFLLYYVEPGMVWLGMVLVALSNFFFASGENFASSFLPFLGSKEDLGKISGYAWGIGYFGGIGSVYIATKLGDINLDNFENLKLVGPYTAIFFLIAAIPTFLFLKEPHLPLGVSHHVNYFKIGKDRVIQTLKDASHFKDLMIYLVSLFFTMAALAIVISFAFIYGSQEIHIEAEHKQAMFIFIQIFAAVGALAFGVIQDGIGAKKTFNLTLVLWLITCALIYFVYDITDFANAALGKTWTVQWVFVFISSLAGMGLGSTQSASRALVGIFSPESKSGEFFGMWGLSGKIAAAAGLFLFGYIQTLVTLRNAFLVVAFFYFLSLLINLFVNEERGVDAAKRFQEKS; encoded by the coding sequence ATGTCCCAAGACAAAAACCCGGAAGCCAAAAAGAAAAAAAACCGTGAAATTTTTGGATGGAGTATGTTCGATTTTGCGAACTCCTCCTATACCACTGTCATCATCAGTGTTGTTTATTGTGAAATCTTCACAAGACTGATTGTCCCGGCAGACCTGGCCTCGGACAATCCTTATCGTATGGGAAATTCCCTTTGGGCTTGGACCCTTGCGGCTTCCTATATGTTTGTGGTCTCTACTGGCCCTATTTTTGGTGCCATTACGGATTACAGCTCTAAGAAAAAACTCTTCCTTTTCCTTAGTTATATAGGTTGTGTCTTCACTACTTTTTTACTCTACTATGTGGAGCCGGGTATGGTTTGGCTTGGGATGGTCCTCGTAGCTCTTTCCAATTTTTTCTTTGCATCGGGTGAGAACTTCGCATCTAGTTTTTTACCATTTCTCGGTTCCAAAGAGGACTTGGGAAAAATCTCCGGTTATGCTTGGGGCATCGGCTATTTTGGCGGAATTGGTTCTGTTTACATTGCAACAAAATTAGGTGATATCAACTTAGATAATTTTGAAAACTTAAAGTTAGTTGGCCCTTACACTGCTATTTTCTTTTTGATCGCCGCCATACCTACTTTTCTTTTTTTGAAAGAACCTCATCTACCGCTCGGCGTTTCTCATCACGTAAATTATTTTAAGATTGGAAAGGATCGTGTGATTCAAACCTTAAAAGATGCCAGTCACTTCAAAGATTTGATGATTTATCTGGTATCTTTGTTTTTTACGATGGCAGCTCTTGCCATTGTCATTTCCTTTGCATTCATTTATGGTTCCCAAGAGATTCATATTGAGGCGGAACACAAACAAGCCATGTTTATCTTTATCCAAATTTTTGCTGCAGTAGGTGCCTTAGCATTTGGTGTCATACAAGACGGTATTGGAGCTAAAAAAACATTCAATTTAACACTTGTTCTCTGGCTTATCACCTGTGCCTTAATTTATTTTGTCTATGATATCACAGACTTTGCCAATGCAGCTTTAGGTAAAACTTGGACTGTGCAATGGGTATTTGTGTTTATTTCTTCTCTGGCAGGAATGGGTCTTGGTTCCACTCAGTCTGCCTCTAGAGCTCTTGTGGGTATCTTTAGTCCTGAATCCAAATCGGGCGAGTTCTTTGGAATGTGGGGTCTTTCTGGTAAAATTGCAGCAGCCGCGGGACTATTTCTATTCGGTTACATCCAAACACTCGTAACTCTTAGAAACGCCTTCCTTGTTGTGGCTTTCTTCTATTTTCTCTCACTACTGATTAACTTATTTGTAAACGAAGAAAGGGGAGTGGACGCCGCGAAACGTTTCCAAGAAAAATCATGA
- a CDS encoding alpha/beta hydrolase: MLGIKKSVAQLVFSLPEHWISTLVRKNNQPETSALDPRCALACNIARFLPKMEQMSPEKARRHYRDQMRIFDEPEFPIPHIEDKLIPTPSASFIPIRVYNANPQKRNLPTILFFHGGGLTIGNLDTHDNFCRKMSHYTKSIVVAVDYRLAPEHPYPAAHDDVWLAYQYVRNTAYLFGGSPNAIAVCGDSAGALLATSLCLRAKKDKVPIPVFQALLYPMLDTEKESETYELFGEGYVLTRSLMRWFIQNYLPNKKDRLLHNNSPVLADSKELKGLPPTYIGIAGYDPLREEGETYAKHLQSAGVKVEERLFPSLVHGYIQLTGLIPKAKEAEMDLFQSLVRFFSGRKI, from the coding sequence ATGTTAGGTATCAAAAAATCAGTCGCACAACTTGTCTTTTCGTTACCAGAACATTGGATTTCCACTTTGGTTCGCAAAAATAACCAACCGGAAACTAGCGCTTTGGATCCGCGTTGCGCATTGGCATGTAACATTGCTCGCTTCCTTCCCAAAATGGAACAAATGAGTCCAGAAAAGGCACGTCGGCACTACCGCGATCAGATGCGGATCTTCGATGAACCGGAATTTCCCATCCCACACATCGAAGACAAACTCATTCCCACTCCCAGCGCCTCTTTCATTCCTATCCGAGTCTACAACGCAAACCCACAAAAAAGGAACCTTCCGACCATCCTTTTCTTTCATGGTGGAGGACTCACCATTGGTAATTTGGATACTCATGATAATTTCTGTCGTAAAATGTCTCATTACACAAAAAGCATTGTGGTTGCTGTGGATTATCGTTTGGCTCCAGAACATCCTTATCCTGCCGCTCATGATGATGTTTGGCTTGCCTACCAATATGTTCGAAACACTGCCTATCTCTTTGGTGGATCGCCAAATGCCATTGCTGTTTGTGGAGATAGTGCGGGAGCCCTACTTGCGACTTCACTTTGCCTGAGAGCTAAAAAAGATAAGGTACCTATCCCGGTTTTTCAGGCCCTTCTATACCCCATGCTGGATACAGAAAAAGAATCAGAGACCTATGAACTCTTTGGGGAAGGTTATGTCCTCACAAGATCTCTTATGCGTTGGTTCATCCAAAACTACCTTCCGAACAAAAAAGACAGACTCCTTCATAATAACTCTCCTGTTCTTGCTGACTCCAAAGAATTAAAGGGCCTTCCTCCCACTTACATTGGAATTGCCGGGTATGACCCGCTCCGTGAGGAAGGGGAAACCTATGCCAAACACTTACAATCGGCCGGTGTGAAGGTGGAGGAACGTCTATTTCCTTCTCTCGTCCATGGATACATCCAATTGACTGGTCTCATTCCCAAGGCCAAGGAAGCGGAAATGGACCTTTTCCAATCCCTGGTGCGTTTTTTTTCTGGGAGAAAAATCTGA
- a CDS encoding DUF2779 domain-containing protein, producing MFDQPVTPVTKSQFLQYLRCKNAFHLVREGLAPKPSSSSYGGYLEWGDFLQLCKHQFPDSVSIEKTMDKEESIQKTAEWISEKKSIFHAHLRFQHFVSTVEYLEYDPERDGWILWDFRPIGSVKQDILRSFFFHKQVAVGMSLNILGYKLIRIQTKYLFAGGPIHPEDYLLVEDITPRMEAETGTRDEEWKLFIAEVERTNEQSVQFSFLDAKPSCRSLKTCLSPSHCAEGKENAKEVFDFRDSSELAKQWFALGYNSYESVPDSELTPIQKIQKQAHISGKTYFDRNHFENYLTNVTKTVAFLDFESINPYLPLYPNTRPFQHIPYLYSLHIWDTENDTLTHKTYLHGDVGTDPRFPVLSQLQKDLPEGITIFSFNDFFEKLIIQETAIAFPEFLEFWDRVKSMFIDLAMPFKKLWIYHPGQNGKASLKEILPCFSTESHGGLSIREGQDANYQYLRLIKKQVTAEEKKRVLEDLKAYCKLDSYGLFLIYRMLLERLSVI from the coding sequence TTGTTTGATCAACCGGTTACACCCGTTACCAAGTCTCAGTTTTTACAATACTTAAGATGTAAAAATGCCTTCCATTTGGTGAGAGAGGGACTCGCTCCTAAACCTTCTAGCTCATCTTACGGAGGTTACTTGGAATGGGGAGATTTTCTCCAACTTTGTAAACACCAATTTCCCGACTCTGTATCCATTGAAAAAACAATGGATAAGGAAGAAAGTATCCAAAAAACAGCAGAGTGGATTTCTGAAAAAAAATCAATCTTCCACGCTCACCTTCGTTTCCAACATTTTGTTTCCACTGTAGAATATTTAGAATATGATCCCGAAAGAGATGGTTGGATTCTTTGGGATTTTCGTCCCATCGGTTCTGTCAAACAAGACATCCTCAGGTCCTTTTTCTTTCACAAACAAGTGGCCGTAGGTATGTCACTCAACATCCTTGGATACAAACTCATTCGCATCCAAACAAAATATCTTTTCGCTGGTGGGCCAATCCATCCAGAAGACTACTTACTCGTAGAAGACATAACACCGAGAATGGAAGCGGAAACGGGAACTCGAGATGAAGAATGGAAACTTTTTATCGCTGAAGTAGAAAGAACAAACGAACAATCTGTACAGTTTTCGTTTCTGGATGCCAAACCCAGTTGCCGTTCCCTTAAAACCTGTTTGTCACCAAGCCATTGTGCGGAAGGGAAAGAAAATGCGAAAGAGGTCTTTGACTTCCGTGACAGTTCCGAATTAGCCAAACAATGGTTTGCCTTAGGATACAATTCTTATGAATCGGTTCCTGATTCGGAACTTACCCCCATCCAAAAGATACAAAAACAGGCACATATCTCAGGGAAAACTTACTTTGATCGAAACCACTTTGAAAATTACCTAACGAATGTTACAAAAACAGTGGCTTTTTTAGATTTTGAGTCTATCAATCCCTACCTTCCCCTCTATCCGAACACCAGGCCATTCCAACACATTCCCTATTTGTATTCCTTACACATTTGGGATACAGAAAATGATACCTTAACGCACAAAACGTACTTACATGGAGATGTGGGAACAGATCCCCGATTTCCCGTCCTCTCCCAATTACAAAAAGACTTACCTGAAGGGATCACCATCTTTTCTTTCAATGATTTCTTTGAAAAACTCATCATCCAAGAGACGGCCATAGCTTTTCCGGAGTTTTTAGAGTTTTGGGATAGAGTCAAATCGATGTTTATCGACCTAGCGATGCCTTTTAAGAAACTATGGATCTACCATCCAGGACAAAATGGCAAAGCATCACTGAAAGAAATCCTGCCTTGTTTTAGTACAGAAAGCCATGGAGGACTTTCCATTCGCGAAGGACAAGATGCGAATTACCAATATTTAAGATTAATAAAAAAGCAGGTGACAGCCGAAGAAAAAAAACGTGTTCTGGAGGATTTGAAAGCTTACTGCAAATTAGATAGTTACGGTTTGTTTTTAATCTATAGAATGTTATTAGAACGATTATCGGTTATTTAA
- a CDS encoding helix-turn-helix transcriptional regulator, which produces MTSFEDFPMIEVKKMNETEVRLFALLFNLLREPKGISFQKFRNIMPRFYKNEDRESDRKKLYRDLNQLKSLGFNIKVAQFGYQSEDFFPYYLEKESIDRTLKFTKEELEYLSKVLFAQEPTAEGFSLSQKLFSHHLDLIPKFAKQPKEESVSEEIPDTSNTEKILQAIKDKRALTIQYGFDTNERIIEPYRLVRKNTTDFYLLAYDRGKKSLRRFILPKITVKKESKEEFQSNLKITNQDLNFHPLLLTKHPEIEIPFHIHPDYEDRWKFFLEGAKFENVGDEYRVRTTNQNALFQFFVLSPEALVSTSEGWKETFQSYTKQWENLYQFV; this is translated from the coding sequence ATGACTTCTTTTGAAGACTTCCCCATGATTGAAGTAAAAAAAATGAATGAGACGGAGGTTCGCCTCTTTGCTCTTCTTTTTAATCTCCTGCGCGAACCCAAAGGGATCAGCTTCCAAAAATTTCGTAACATCATGCCTCGGTTCTATAAAAATGAGGATAGGGAATCAGATCGTAAAAAACTCTATCGCGACCTGAACCAACTCAAAAGCCTTGGATTCAATATCAAAGTGGCGCAGTTTGGTTACCAATCAGAAGACTTTTTTCCTTATTATTTAGAGAAAGAATCCATAGACCGAACTCTTAAATTCACCAAAGAAGAGTTAGAATACCTTTCAAAAGTTTTATTTGCCCAAGAGCCAACTGCAGAAGGATTTAGCCTTTCTCAAAAACTATTCTCTCATCATTTGGATCTCATTCCCAAATTTGCCAAACAGCCAAAAGAAGAGTCTGTGTCGGAAGAAATCCCAGACACTTCCAACACAGAAAAAATCCTCCAAGCCATCAAAGACAAAAGGGCCCTCACCATCCAATATGGATTTGATACAAACGAAAGAATCATTGAACCTTACAGACTTGTTCGCAAAAACACAACCGACTTCTATTTACTTGCTTATGATCGCGGGAAAAAATCCTTACGCCGATTCATCCTTCCCAAAATCACTGTCAAAAAAGAATCAAAAGAAGAGTTCCAATCTAATCTTAAAATTACAAACCAAGATCTAAACTTTCACCCGTTATTACTGACAAAACATCCAGAAATCGAAATTCCTTTTCATATCCATCCTGATTATGAAGACCGTTGGAAGTTTTTTTTAGAAGGTGCGAAGTTTGAGAACGTGGGCGACGAATACCGAGTGAGAACAACCAATCAAAATGCGCTTTTCCAATTTTTTGTCCTTTCTCCTGAAGCTCTTGTCTCCACTTCCGAAGGGTGGAAAGAAACATTTCAATCCTATACAAAACAATGGGAAAACTTGTATCAATTTGTTTGA
- a CDS encoding MFS transporter, which produces MGFPYTLVTLVFLSMLPVTMIVPVVKDVVKDRLFGSNWEVAYFTSIPMLGSFLFAPIAGIISDRFKNRKYFISFFCFLDAGLFYLLTIVTDMGLFLFLRFLEGAAHIFIIGLLLSSAADRENDPENKRYYGKGILMGITGMFLSLGGAFGMPLGILGRKNPLLPFYVGSGILIFVGLMSLLMLKDKGIHRVKDFKLSDLKIAIFENPFLFVPFLFNFIDRFTVGFIISSFNIHLRETLAFHPGMLGVFLGLVLFPMSLLSYPSALLSRKTGVLPLVLVGSAIYGIFLGLSGTTNEFWYLFTFLLICGVGAGVMFVPSMMLASKMSKPGLTATTMSAFTGVGSLGFMLGPVVSVQMQMVFESILPPAYSFSALSFFFGFLEIGLVFLTIPFFKKILGKMGRIDQEREKISLANPDPIL; this is translated from the coding sequence TTGGGATTCCCGTATACACTCGTAACTTTAGTTTTTTTATCCATGTTGCCGGTAACAATGATTGTGCCGGTAGTGAAGGATGTCGTTAAGGATCGGTTGTTTGGATCCAACTGGGAAGTAGCATACTTTACAAGTATCCCTATGCTCGGTTCCTTTCTTTTTGCACCGATTGCGGGAATCATATCTGACCGTTTTAAAAACAGAAAGTACTTCATTAGTTTTTTCTGTTTTTTAGACGCCGGACTTTTTTATTTACTCACCATCGTCACCGATATGGGACTCTTTCTTTTTTTAAGGTTCCTTGAGGGAGCCGCTCACATCTTTATCATTGGACTCCTACTCAGTTCCGCTGCCGATCGTGAAAATGATCCGGAAAACAAACGTTACTATGGGAAAGGAATTCTAATGGGAATCACAGGAATGTTTTTATCCCTGGGTGGTGCCTTCGGAATGCCCCTCGGAATTCTTGGAAGAAAGAATCCTCTTTTGCCATTTTATGTAGGTTCTGGAATTCTTATCTTTGTTGGTTTGATGAGTTTACTCATGTTAAAGGACAAAGGGATTCATAGAGTCAAAGATTTTAAACTAAGCGACCTAAAAATTGCGATCTTTGAAAATCCATTTTTGTTTGTTCCGTTTTTATTCAATTTTATCGATCGTTTTACTGTTGGATTTATTATCTCTTCTTTCAATATCCATTTACGGGAAACATTGGCATTTCATCCAGGAATGTTGGGAGTATTTTTAGGACTGGTTCTTTTTCCGATGAGTTTACTTTCCTATCCATCAGCTCTCCTCTCTCGCAAAACAGGTGTTTTACCCTTAGTGCTTGTTGGATCCGCCATTTACGGAATTTTTCTTGGGCTTTCGGGCACTACCAATGAGTTTTGGTATCTATTTACATTTTTACTGATCTGCGGGGTTGGGGCGGGTGTGATGTTTGTTCCCTCCATGATGCTTGCCAGTAAAATGTCAAAACCAGGCCTTACCGCTACTACCATGTCAGCCTTTACCGGAGTGGGTTCTCTTGGCTTTATGTTAGGGCCTGTTGTTTCTGTCCAAATGCAAATGGTCTTTGAATCGATTTTGCCACCGGCTTATAGTTTTTCTGCACTCTCTTTCTTTTTTGGATTTTTGGAGATTGGTCTTGTGTTTTTAACCATTCCTTTTTTCAAAAAGATTTTGGGAAAAATGGGCCGAATCGATCAAGAAAGAGAAAAGATATCACTTGCCAACCCCGATCCCATCCTGTAG
- a CDS encoding heme oxygenase (biliverdin-producing) produces the protein MSIAMMLREGTADKHQETEKVPYIRAIFRGGLDTQTYTYQLESLLAVYTVMEELYRQNKDNPILAKLYFPALFRENSLKEDIATFQKKFGTKLRGSISKATQNYIDHIKNTAKTKPELLVAQAYVRYLGDLSGGQSIKKVVAKTFELEGNEGTAFYEFPEIEDLMAFKGIYRQNLDTLPLNDSQKAELLAEANATFDLNKFLFIELDSDLKENIGMDRYQTLLPAG, from the coding sequence ATGTCCATAGCAATGATGTTACGAGAAGGAACTGCCGACAAACACCAGGAAACTGAAAAAGTACCTTATATCCGGGCTATTTTTAGAGGGGGTCTTGACACCCAAACTTATACTTACCAATTGGAAAGCCTACTTGCCGTTTACACGGTAATGGAAGAACTCTACCGCCAAAACAAAGACAACCCGATTCTTGCCAAACTTTACTTCCCAGCTCTTTTTCGGGAAAATTCTCTGAAGGAAGACATCGCTACTTTCCAAAAGAAGTTCGGCACAAAACTTCGTGGTTCCATTTCCAAAGCGACGCAAAACTACATCGACCATATCAAAAATACGGCAAAAACAAAACCCGAACTTCTTGTAGCACAAGCTTACGTCCGTTACCTGGGAGATCTTTCCGGTGGCCAGTCCATCAAAAAAGTGGTAGCAAAAACTTTCGAATTGGAAGGAAATGAAGGAACTGCTTTTTATGAATTTCCTGAAATCGAAGACCTTATGGCTTTCAAAGGAATCTACCGCCAAAACTTGGATACACTTCCTTTGAACGATTCACAAAAAGCAGAACTATTGGCTGAGGCAAATGCCACTTTTGATTTGAATAAATTTTTGTTTATTGAACTCGATTCCGACCTAAAAGAAAATATCGGAATGGATCGTTACCAAACTCTCCTACCAGCAGGTTAA